A genomic segment from Armatimonadota bacterium encodes:
- the nuoL-1 gene encoding NADH-quinone oxidoreductase subunit L — protein MNSVFDLIWVVIALPLAGFLFHAFFGKRVGKKADGTVGTAVVLGAFALSVYLLLELLRLPAEERQVVSTLWRWIEAGTFRVSFEALVDPLSLLMALIVTGVGGLIHLYSTGYMAEDEDYPRFFTYMNLFIVFMLTLVLSNNLLMMFVGWEGVGLCSYLLIGFWYRDKVNTDSANKAFIVNRIGDWGFMLAVILSFWTFGTLSFAGEENMFQKAIEMKQAGMLAPGVIAAIALLLFVGATGKSAQFPLYMWLPDAMAGPTPVSALIHAATMVTAGVVMVTRCHVFYELAPTAMLVVAVIGVFTAIFAATIAIAQTDIKRVLAYSTVSQLGYMFLGCGVGAFASGMFHVTTHAFFKALLFLGSGSVILAMHHEQDMRRMGGLAKYLPITYWTMLAGWLAIAGIPPLAGFFSKDEILASAFGTHALPVSMGQILWAVGLVTALLTAFYMTRLMGLTFWGEPRWATAHTAHHGKDDAHGHHGEPSESPPSMTIPLMILAVLSVVGGFVGGFAPLHIPNRFEAFLEPSAGLKVLGEEALGHLPVSIEWILVGASVAAAVLGIWFGWARYRAGLPENERELAGVRKVLYNQYYYDWLMVKGIGLWLGGKIAHWMWQFVDVRLIDGLVNGIAGFTGWTGNRLRRVQTGYVRNYAFTILIGAIVLLIWFLVRGASAGLTR, from the coding sequence ATGAACAGTGTCTTTGACCTGATATGGGTAGTGATTGCCTTGCCGCTGGCGGGCTTCCTGTTCCACGCCTTCTTCGGGAAGCGCGTGGGCAAGAAGGCGGACGGCACGGTCGGTACAGCGGTGGTGCTGGGTGCATTCGCCCTGTCTGTGTACCTGTTGCTGGAACTGTTGAGGCTGCCTGCTGAGGAGCGACAGGTTGTCAGCACACTGTGGCGCTGGATAGAGGCGGGCACTTTTCGTGTTTCCTTCGAGGCTCTGGTAGACCCCCTCTCGCTGCTGATGGCGCTCATCGTCACCGGCGTCGGAGGGTTGATTCACCTCTACTCCACTGGCTACATGGCGGAGGACGAGGACTATCCGCGCTTCTTCACCTATATGAATCTGTTCATCGTGTTCATGCTCACGCTGGTGCTCAGCAATAACCTGTTAATGATGTTCGTGGGCTGGGAAGGCGTTGGCTTATGCTCGTATCTGCTCATCGGCTTCTGGTACAGGGACAAGGTGAACACTGATTCGGCGAACAAGGCTTTTATCGTCAACCGCATCGGCGACTGGGGCTTCATGCTGGCGGTGATACTGTCTTTCTGGACGTTTGGCACGTTGAGCTTCGCCGGTGAAGAGAACATGTTCCAGAAAGCGATAGAGATGAAGCAGGCGGGGATGCTGGCGCCGGGGGTGATTGCCGCGATTGCTCTGCTGCTGTTCGTGGGAGCAACCGGTAAATCGGCGCAGTTTCCGCTCTATATGTGGCTGCCCGATGCCATGGCGGGTCCCACTCCGGTCTCCGCGCTCATTCACGCTGCCACCATGGTGACCGCAGGTGTGGTGATGGTGACGCGGTGCCATGTGTTCTACGAACTGGCTCCGACGGCGATGCTGGTGGTGGCGGTTATCGGTGTCTTCACCGCGATCTTCGCAGCAACCATCGCCATCGCGCAGACCGACATCAAGCGCGTGCTGGCGTACTCCACCGTGAGCCAGCTGGGTTACATGTTCCTGGGATGTGGCGTCGGAGCGTTCGCCTCCGGCATGTTCCATGTGACCACGCACGCCTTCTTCAAGGCTCTGTTGTTCCTCGGTTCAGGCTCAGTGATACTGGCGATGCACCATGAGCAGGATATGCGGCGCATGGGTGGACTGGCGAAGTATCTGCCCATCACCTACTGGACAATGCTGGCGGGCTGGCTGGCGATTGCGGGTATTCCGCCACTGGCGGGCTTCTTCTCCAAAGATGAGATTCTGGCGTCCGCGTTCGGTACGCATGCCCTGCCGGTGAGTATGGGGCAGATTCTGTGGGCGGTGGGTCTGGTCACCGCTCTGTTGACCGCCTTCTACATGACGCGACTCATGGGCTTGACCTTCTGGGGCGAGCCACGCTGGGCGACCGCACACACTGCGCATCACGGCAAAGACGACGCACATGGTCATCACGGAGAGCCGAGCGAATCGCCTCCGAGCATGACCATTCCGCTCATGATACTGGCGGTGCTTTCGGTGGTGGGTGGCTTCGTCGGTGGGTTTGCTCCGTTACACATCCCGAACCGTTTTGAAGCCTTTCTGGAGCCGTCTGCTGGGTTAAAGGTGCTGGGTGAGGAGGCTCTGGGGCATTTGCCGGTGAGCATCGAGTGGATACTGGTGGGTGCATCGGTGGCGGCGGCGGTGCTGGGCATCTGGTTCGGCTGGGCGCGCTACCGTGCAGGCTTACCTGAAAACGAACGTGAGCTGGCTGGAGTGCGCAAAGTGCTATACAACCAGTACTACTATGACTGGCTGATGGTCAAGGGTATCGGGCTGTGGTTGGGCGGCAAGATAGCCCACTGGATGTGGCAATTCGTCGACGTGCGCCTCATTGACGGACTGGTGAACGGTATTGCAGGCTTCACGGGCTGGACAGGCAACCGACTGCGGCGTGTACAGACTGGCTATGTGCGAAACTACGCCTTCACCATCCTGATAGGTGCCATTGTGCTGTTGATATGGTTTCTGGTGCGAGGAGCAAGTGCAGGTTTGACGAGGTAG
- the nuoK gene encoding NADH-quinone oxidoreductase subunit K has protein sequence MDAVPISWYLMLSAFMFAMGVTGVVIRRNPIVIFMCIELMLNAANLAFLAFARQQAQLGVQVAGQVFVILVMAVAAAEVAIGLGIIVAIYRLRDTINVDEMNLLKF, from the coding sequence ATGGATGCGGTGCCGATAAGCTGGTATCTCATGCTCAGTGCGTTCATGTTCGCCATGGGGGTGACGGGTGTGGTCATCCGGCGCAACCCGATTGTGATTTTCATGTGCATTGAGCTCATGCTCAACGCGGCGAATCTGGCGTTCCTTGCTTTTGCGAGACAGCAGGCTCAGCTGGGGGTGCAAGTCGCCGGTCAGGTGTTTGTGATTCTGGTCATGGCGGTTGCGGCGGCGGAGGTAGCCATCGGATTGGGTATTATCGTGGCGATCTACCGCCTGCGCGATACCATCAACGTGGACGAGATGAACTTGTTGAAGTTCTGA
- the nuoM-1 gene encoding NADH:ubiquinone oxidoreductase subunit M, with translation METTTPGLLTLIIFLPLAGALVLLLVPRESKETIRWFTLAVTALVFVLSLRLYFGFDAASAGMQFREFALWMPQFGVHYHLGIDGISLWLVLLTTFLSVLAVAFSWVVEERVKEYMFFMLLLETGMLGVFCALDLVLFYVFWEAMLVPMYFLIGMWGGERRIYAAIKFFLFTFFGSILMLVAIVALYYLHRDMTGVATFDLLKIQQALATSPLDLNVQLWLFAAFALAFAIKVPMFPFHTWLPDAHVEAPTAGSVILAGVLLKMGTYGFLRFCLPLFPDASQVAAPLMLTLAVIGIIYGAIVAAVQPDVKKLVAYSSVSHLGFVMLGLFALNAQGLTGSILQQVNHGISTGALFLLVGMIYERRHTRLIAEFGGLKRVMPVYAAFFLLVMLSSVGLPSTNGFVGEFLTLLGGFAVNIPLTVIAASGVILAAVYLLWMFQRVFYGEPSEKNASLPDLNLREIAILVPIVVLIFWIGLYPSTFTDMMKASVDNLIRQVNGDAGAAWLAQMGKTIQTATMR, from the coding sequence ATGGAAACGACGACACCCGGGTTGCTGACGCTCATCATCTTTCTGCCGCTGGCGGGGGCGCTGGTGCTGCTGCTGGTGCCCCGCGAGAGCAAAGAGACCATCCGCTGGTTCACTCTGGCGGTGACGGCGCTGGTTTTCGTGCTGTCTCTGCGGCTCTATTTCGGCTTTGACGCTGCCAGCGCAGGGATGCAGTTCCGCGAATTTGCGCTGTGGATGCCGCAGTTCGGTGTCCACTACCACCTGGGCATCGACGGCATTAGCCTCTGGTTAGTGCTGTTGACCACTTTCCTGTCGGTGCTGGCGGTGGCTTTCTCGTGGGTGGTGGAAGAACGGGTGAAAGAGTACATGTTCTTCATGCTGCTGTTAGAGACGGGGATGCTGGGCGTGTTCTGCGCGCTGGACCTGGTGCTGTTCTATGTGTTCTGGGAAGCGATGCTGGTGCCGATGTATTTCCTCATCGGTATGTGGGGTGGAGAACGGCGCATTTACGCGGCGATTAAGTTCTTCCTGTTCACCTTCTTTGGCAGCATCCTGATGCTGGTAGCGATTGTGGCGCTGTATTATCTGCATCGCGACATGACGGGCGTCGCCACTTTTGACCTGCTGAAAATCCAGCAGGCGCTGGCAACCAGCCCTCTGGACCTGAACGTGCAGCTCTGGCTGTTTGCCGCGTTCGCGCTGGCTTTTGCGATCAAAGTGCCCATGTTCCCGTTCCATACCTGGTTGCCCGATGCGCACGTGGAAGCACCCACGGCGGGGTCGGTGATTCTGGCGGGCGTGCTGCTGAAGATGGGAACCTACGGCTTCCTGCGCTTCTGCCTGCCGCTGTTCCCGGACGCCTCGCAGGTCGCCGCTCCCTTGATGCTGACCTTAGCGGTCATTGGCATCATCTATGGAGCAATCGTGGCAGCGGTGCAGCCCGACGTGAAGAAACTGGTGGCATACTCCAGCGTGAGCCACCTCGGCTTCGTGATGTTAGGGCTGTTCGCGCTGAACGCGCAGGGATTGACAGGCAGTATCCTGCAGCAGGTGAATCACGGCATCAGCACGGGCGCACTGTTCTTACTGGTGGGCATGATTTACGAGCGTAGGCACACGCGCCTGATTGCCGAGTTCGGTGGACTGAAGCGGGTCATGCCCGTCTACGCAGCGTTCTTCCTGCTGGTGATGCTGTCCTCGGTAGGGTTGCCGTCTACCAACGGCTTCGTCGGGGAGTTCCTGACCCTGCTGGGCGGCTTTGCGGTGAATATTCCCCTGACCGTTATCGCGGCGTCGGGTGTGATTCTGGCGGCGGTGTATCTGTTGTGGATGTTCCAGCGGGTGTTCTATGGTGAGCCGTCGGAGAAGAACGCTAGCCTGCCCGACCTGAACCTGCGCGAAATCGCCATTTTAGTGCCGATTGTGGTGCTTATCTTCTGGATTGGGCTGTATCCGAGCACTTTCACCGATATGATGAAGGCGTCAGTGGATAACCTGATCCGACAGGTAAACGGCGATGCCGGTGCGGCATGGCTGGCACAGATGGGCAAGACGATCCAAACGGCAACCATGCGTTAA